In a genomic window of Virgibacillus sp. SK37:
- a CDS encoding glycerol-3-phosphate dehydrogenase/oxidase, whose product MGNFSSYERDETYNQLKNNKLDLLVIGGGITGAGISLDAVTRGLKTGLVEMQDFAAGTSSRSTKLVHGGLRYLKQFEVKMVAEVGKERAVVYENGPHVTTPEWMMLPFHKGGTFGPFTTNIGLRVYDFLAGVKKGERRTMFKPEEAINREPLIKQDGLRGAGYYVEYKTDDARLTIEVLKKAVQKGVHAINYTKVIDFIYNDQSKITGVVVEDQITKETHRIYAKKVINAGGPWVDELREKDGSKKGKALHLTKGVHLVFPKEIFPLQQAIYFDAPDGRMIFAIPRNGVTYVGTTDTTYEGDIAHPTMTEEDRNYIINAINYMFPTLEITAEHVESSWAGLRPLIAEEGTDNPSEISRKDEIFVSDSGLISMAGGKLTGYRKMAQEAVDKVVEQFKSEEGILYSKSETEHLPISGGEVGGSKGFQNFKKKKAELAVAAGMDESLALELIQKYGANFDVILDLYQNESDRAEREGIAPEVFAELKYALEYESAYKPVDFFVRRTGALFFDINWVREHKENVIKFMDKQLKWSVEEKKEYIDELEQLLRDAVVPVK is encoded by the coding sequence ATGGGAAACTTTTCAAGCTATGAACGTGATGAAACTTATAACCAATTAAAAAATAACAAATTGGATTTGCTTGTAATTGGTGGAGGAATTACTGGAGCAGGTATTTCATTAGATGCGGTTACACGTGGCCTAAAAACCGGGCTTGTTGAAATGCAGGATTTTGCAGCTGGTACCTCAAGCAGGTCGACTAAATTAGTTCACGGTGGATTACGTTATCTTAAACAATTTGAGGTGAAGATGGTTGCCGAGGTAGGTAAGGAAAGAGCAGTTGTTTATGAAAATGGGCCACATGTTACTACACCAGAATGGATGATGTTGCCATTCCATAAAGGAGGAACCTTTGGACCTTTTACTACGAATATTGGCTTACGAGTTTATGACTTTTTGGCTGGTGTAAAAAAAGGGGAACGGCGCACGATGTTTAAGCCCGAAGAGGCAATAAACAGAGAGCCCCTTATTAAGCAAGATGGTTTAAGAGGAGCAGGATATTATGTGGAATATAAAACAGATGATGCTCGATTAACAATAGAAGTGTTAAAGAAAGCAGTTCAAAAAGGAGTACATGCAATTAATTATACTAAGGTAATTGATTTTATTTATAATGACCAATCCAAGATTACTGGAGTTGTGGTTGAAGATCAAATTACCAAAGAAACACATCGTATATATGCAAAGAAAGTTATTAATGCTGGTGGTCCGTGGGTAGATGAACTAAGAGAGAAAGACGGTTCAAAGAAAGGAAAAGCTTTACATTTAACAAAGGGGGTTCACTTGGTTTTTCCTAAAGAGATTTTTCCGTTACAGCAGGCAATCTATTTTGATGCCCCAGATGGGCGGATGATTTTTGCTATTCCAAGAAACGGGGTAACATATGTGGGTACGACAGATACAACTTATGAAGGAGATATCGCCCACCCGACAATGACGGAAGAAGACCGTAACTATATAATAAATGCGATTAACTATATGTTCCCAACACTGGAAATTACAGCAGAGCATGTTGAATCTAGCTGGGCAGGTTTGCGGCCGCTTATTGCGGAAGAGGGTACAGATAATCCAAGTGAGATCTCAAGAAAAGATGAAATATTTGTTTCTGATTCAGGATTAATATCCATGGCTGGCGGAAAGTTAACTGGATATCGAAAAATGGCTCAAGAAGCTGTAGATAAAGTTGTAGAGCAATTTAAAAGTGAAGAAGGCATTCTTTATTCCAAATCAGAGACAGAGCACTTACCTATTTCAGGTGGCGAAGTCGGTGGATCAAAAGGCTTTCAAAATTTTAAAAAGAAGAAAGCTGAATTAGCAGTAGCTGCTGGAATGGATGAAAGTTTAGCATTGGAATTAATTCAGAAATACGGTGCAAATTTTGATGTCATTTTGGATCTTTATCAAAATGAAAGCGATAGAGCTGAAAGAGAAGGTATTGCCCCTGAAGTTTTTGCAGAGCTCAAGTATGCTCTTGAATATGAATCTGCGTACAAGCCTGTTGATTTCTTTGTGCGACGGACTGGTGCACTCTTCTTTGATATTAATTGGGTTAGAGAACATAAAGAGAATGTTATTAAGTTTATGGATAAACAGCTTAAGTGGTCTGTGGAGGAAAAGAAAGAGTATATTGATGAACTAGAACAACTGTTAAGAGATGCAGTTGTCCCAGTAAAATAA